Part of the Vigna unguiculata cultivar IT97K-499-35 chromosome 3, ASM411807v1, whole genome shotgun sequence genome, GAAATCCATGATATATAATGATTGACCAAGGAACAGCTTGAAGTGGAAGAGTACAAAGCACATCTAATCATATTCATATACCTTTAATTGTATGTATTATAATGTGAGCTCAAGAACAAAAACAACGTAATACCTACTACTCGCCATCAAAAGCCAAAGGCCAAGTCACATGAACTATATTTGGAACACAAATAATCCTTACCTGTGCTATAGATGAACCAACACGTTTATCCCTGTCAGAAGCATGCTTGTCATTTCCACGGAGTATGggcttttcaaatttttctctGAACCTGATAAGtttcaattttatgttataaCACCGTAATTAAATTAAGAATGTAGCCTGAAAATTATCATTACCATTTGTTGTCACCAAGCAAGTCTGGGCAACAGAAATTGAACAATGCCCACAACTCCTGTTAGGAAGTTTTAAGGATGACAACCATTAAACAcggaaaaataacataaatttaaatcaatattacaaaaaaaaatcagaaagatgtgataaaaaaaaaaaaaaaaccatcttAGAGattataacaaaagaaaaattacaacaaataaTACCTTAAGATTATTTTGCAACGGTGTGCCACTGATGATAATGCGATGAGCACTTGGTATTTCAAGCAAACTTTTAGCCCTTTGTGTGCTTGGGTTCTTTATAAGGTGTCCCTAaagttataagaaaaatttgaaaaaaaaaagaagaaaatattatgACATTTTGCAACAAGATTAATATAAGTATTTAAATTCAATGCCATATAGTTGAAATTTCTCCCTCTATAGAATGAAAATCATTATCAAATACTCTAAAACGGTCCCACAAAAGTCCCCACTAGTTAAATATGCAACAAGAAACGTAAAAGATGAGCTGATTACATTACTTTAGCATACCAGATAAAACTACACAGAAGTCAAATTTCACACTGAAAATCTGGAACCCGTTATTAATGacttataattttctttatgtcAAGATAAGCAAACAATAGATTGCAACCATGAATAACTGATATTTATACATATCTTGCTTCtgttaaaactaatttaacaCACTTCTCTGCTCAATTTTCACAATTCGTTTCAAACCTCCACTTCTCATTCAATTGGTGATATGCACTCTCTTACATTAAAGGGTGCTTAGGttcttgaaatgaaaaaaagaatcaaaactTTTCCCACCTATATCTTCTATTAAATCAACTGTATACAcatcaaaattttcattaaacCAACTGTATACacatcaaaatttttataagtaaTCTATTCCATTGATCATCTGAGAAATACAAGATCCAAAAGCTACTGAGGAAAAGGCTAATCGACTGCAGGTAGACAGATCAGGTACCCAATTAAGTTTTAAGTGAAACAAGCTCACTTTTACCTCATCCAGTATCATGTAGTCCCATGTAGCGTCATCTTCACTTTCCTcgtcatttaaataattactccCCCGTAAGGACTTAGAATTGTTGCGGACAATATCATAAGTTGTGAGAAGAACGCCTTTGTCCTAGAAGGAGACATGAAAACACAGTTGAAGTTGACAGAAACAAAGAACTCAGAAACATCAAAATACCACCATTCTCCATCAATCAACTAAAAGTCCACCGgtgaacaaaatttaaaacagtaTTATTTTCCTTAATAAATTAAGGCAACTACCCCTACCATGAAATTCTTTTCCTTCCAATTCTTAAGCTCAGTTTTGAGTTACACACAAACACATTACATATTTCTTATCCTCACGGTGTTGAgccacaaatatttaatttcaagaaatttccagtttaattaaaaaaataaagaaccaGAACCTGAAGTATATACTGAAGTTCGTATTCTCTGAGTTTTGCAGAAGTTCCACAATATCTGCGGGAAAGGACAAATAGTTGTTATTAGCGCAGAAAAGTTAACATTGCATGTTATAGATAAACCACTCAGATGAATGAAGTCAGGCAGCCTCACTCTCTTGTCTTCTCGGATAGACCCACAGCTGACAATTCTTTGATCCAATGGGGCAATAATGTTTTGGGAGCTACAACCAATGCCCTTCTTATTAAACGAGAATGAAACAGTCCAGCTAGAAAGCCACATATCTGAAAGAACTATCCAGTATTAGCAATCATATACCAGCTATTGCAAAATACTGTTTCTCAAGGTTCTGCTATTCATTTTCTTACCTGCATTGTTTTCCCCAAACCCATATCATCCCCCAAGATTCCCCCTTTTCCCAGACAATACAAAGACCAGAGCCACGTCAACCCCTCCCGCTGATGTGGATACAACATTTTCCCAATTTTAGCAGGCAACTTATAAGTTGACCTGGGTCCACTCAAAGTTATTGAACCATCATTCTCTGGCACAAAATTATCCATCACTTGAACCGAATCCTCTGAATCATACTCAGTACAGTCGCCATCTTCATTCTTATTACCCTCAGTCAAGCTCTCCTGCTGCGGAGAAAACGACGACCCTGCACTCCCATACTCTAAACCCTCATCATCGTGACTTTCTTTACCTGCAACCAAACCCTCAACACGATTCGGCCTCGGCTTCCTCTCAACCGATAGCAACTCAAACTTGGCGTTCAGTTCAGACAAAATATCCCTAATTTCATTCTTGCCCTCACTCTCCTCAATCTGGACGACGCTTCTGGGCACGGGAATCGGCGAATCAAGGTCGATCAGTTCATCAAACTTGGACTCATCAACCGCCACGCTTTTTCCGGCGTCTTCATGCACAATCTTACAGAGGCGCCGCCGTCCCTGTACTTTCACCTTCGTCGTCCTTTCTTCCtctgaaacaaaaatattaaagtgaggcaacaatatttttaacaacagGGCTGATTGCAGATTAAAAAGTGAGGCAGAGAAGACAACACTTACTTGGGGAAAAATCAACCACGTCGGGTGGAGCTTCTTCTTCAAAAAACATCGGTCCGGGTTTCTCATCCGAGTTTTGCCCTAACAACCAAAACAATCGAGTATGTAGAGTTTCACGACGGCGCTGATTGCAAATTAATGTGAGCCAGAGAAGATAACACTTACCAGAGGAAGAACTAACCACGTTGGACgaaccttcttcttcttcttcttgctcTTCTTCTTGAAAGATGATTGGCTTATGTTTCTTGTCCAAGTCTTGCCCTAATAATACGAATATTAATCGAGTGTGGCAGATTATAACGACGGTGATGATCGCAGATTGAAGTGAAGCAGAAAATATAGCACTTACTAGTAGTAGAAATATCGTTGAACGGAGCTACAACTTCTTCGGCTTCATGTACCTTGATCGGTTCGTGTTTCTCGTCCGATGCTAACCCTAACAGTAGTGAGAAGGTGAGAACAGGCGTGAGAAGTAAACAAGCGAGATTGGATGGTAGAATGAAAGTACCGATTGGAGAATCGAAGTCGGTGATTGCGGAAAATTGAGGAATGTTTTGGTGTTGTTGTTTCCTCGTGGAGGATTCGATCGATTCTTCATCTGCAAAGAGAAGAGGTAGGTtgatgagaaagaaaataaaatggagaaagaaagaagtgaaACGTTACCGAAACGTTTGGAAGAGGGTTTGGGGGGAGCGGAATGTTCTTGGAGGAAGCGATAGTGACTATCATTGAGACTCATTGGTTTCTTGGAGCTCTTGTTGTTCGCCATTGTTGCTGTGTCTTCTCTTCTCCCGCTTTCTTAgaagtttttgaatttaaacAAAGTTAAGGAAGGAACATGCTCTTGCTTTAGCTCTTCTTGAACTAGCTATTTAACGTTGTCATTCAATGAAATGTTATATAacttcattttcaatattttttttcattattaaaaattacttcaaaatttgtataaatCTCATATCGTATACATCAAAGAGAAGAATTAACATATCATAATATTTGAAACATCCAAGGTAAGAAAATTCATCTATAAATTAAGGTTGATTGAGTAAATATACACTAAATAAATAAGTTCTTGTTATAGCTTTTATTCAAAAggaaatcattattttatattattgtgatttattttaaaaattttaaaattttatttgttcacCAAAGTAACTAGAAAAGCTAATAatctttattaaaaatgaataacatatatataattaaactgACGTTTGatcaagaaaataataataagaaaaaaagtgtaaaaataaataatttaagaaattaatgaaaatgaaaagttaaaaaaaattaagaaaagttaaaaaacagaatccaataaaaagattttaaaaatcttgagAGAATAACTAATTatgatgtttaaaattttacaaaacaaaatataccaagataattcaagtttcaaaaataatttttgaagttgataaaaacataaaaaatttattcaaaaaattgagaaaataaaattcaataatataataataaataaaaaacaattgattcaagaagttaatgaaaacaatgatttataaagaaattaagaaaattgataaaatggaaatcaagaaaaaaaaattaaaaactttaagaaaataactcaatatgatgattaaaaattttcaacacaaaattcaagaacacagtTAGAGATTAAAAAAGATCAAGAAGATGATAACAACTCTAAAAaagagttgaaaaaaattaagaaaataaaattcaagaaaagaacaataagtaaaaaagtgtaaaaataaataattcaataagttaattaaaatgaggaattaaaaaaattacaaaaagtgataaaatagaatccaagaaaaaaatttaaaaaactttaagagaataactcattataatgtttaaaatttcacaaaaaaaaaaaatacaataagataattagagtttcaaaaaatttcaaaagttgataaaaaaatagaaatgaagaaaaaaaagttttaaaataaataattcaagaagttaatgaaaatgaggagttaaaaaattaagaaaagtgataaaatagaattcaaaataaaatttaaaaaaactttcaGAGAATAACTCATTATGatgtttaaaatttcacaaaacgAAATACAAGAAGATAATTcgagtttcaaaaacaatttatgaaattgataaaaactttaaaaaaatattcaaagaaatagagaaaataaaattcaataatataataataaaaaataaaaaataaaaaataatcaattcaagaagttaatgaaaacaatgagctataaagaaaataagaaaattgagaaaatgaaaatcaagaaaaacaattcaaaaactttaagagaaaaactcaatatgatgattaaaatttttcaagataaaattcaataacacaattagagattaaaaaaggatgaagaagatgataacaactttaaaaaagaattcaaaaaaattaagaaaataaaattaaagaaaagaacaataagcaaaaaaaatgttaaaaaaaataattcaagaaGCTAATGAAAATGAGgagttaaaaaattaagaaaagtgataaaatagaattcaagaaaaaatttaaaaaactttgaaGTTGATTCGAGTTTCAAGAAGATAATTcgagtttcaaaaacaatttatgaagttgataaaaactttaaaaaattattcaaagaactagagaaaataaaattcaataatataataataaataataaaaataatcaattgaataagttaatgaaaacaatgagttataaagaaattaagaaaattgagaaaatgaaaataagaaaaagaattcaaaaactttaagagaataaCTCTATGatgattaaaaattttacagACAAAATTCCAAAGcacaattatatattaaaaaaggatTAAGAAgatgataaaaactttaaaaaaaaattaaaaaaaatcaagaaaataatgataaatcaaattaaagaaaagaacaatagataaaaaaagagtaaaaataaataattcaataagttaattaaaatgatgagttaaacaaattaagaaaatttacaaaattgaattcaagaaaaataatttaaagactTTGAGAGATGAAGTTATTAAGgttattagaaattaaaaaaaaaaattagacattcaaaaagaattgaaaaagatgataacaaaatacaagaaagaaataaaaaattggtaaacaaaaaaataagaagaaacaatcaattaaaaaaatcttaaagaaaaaacatttaaaaaatttaagagaacAACTTCATATGATCAttaaattttcacaaaataaaattcaagaacataattagagattaaaaaattatcaagaagatgataacaatcttaaaaaagaattcaaaaaatttaagaaactaaaattcaagaaaaaaacaataagtaaataaagtgtaaatataaataattaaagaagttaatgaaaataacaagttaaaaagaattaagaaaagtgagaaaataaaatctaagaaaaagaattttaaaacattaagaGAAGTACCCAATGTGATGAATAAAATTTCGCAAAACAAAGTTGAAGAACATAACTATAGATTTAAAAATGATCAAGAAaatgataacaactttaaaaaagaattcaaaaaaaaatcaaaaaataaaattccaaaaaagaacaatgagtaaaaaaagtgtacaaaaaaaattcaagaagataatgaaaatgccaaattaaaaaaaaattaagaaaaatgagaaaatagaattaaagattttttttaaaaaaagtttaaaagaacAACTCAAtatatgatgattaaaatttcacaaaaagaaaattcaataacataattagagattaaaaaaGGATTAAGAAGATGATAACAAGTTTAAAAaggaattcaaaaaaattaagaaaataaaatttaagaaaagaacaatagataaaaaagagtaaaaataaataattcaagaagttaattaaaatgatgagttaaaaaaattaagaaaatttacaaaattgaattcaagaaaaataatttaaagactTTGAGAGATGAAGTTATTAAggtcattaaaaataaaaaaaaaaggaatttagacattcaaaaatatttgaaatagatgataacaaaatacaagaaagaaataaaagattggtaaacaaaaaattaagaagaaacaattaattaaaaaaatgttaaagaaaaaacatttaaaaactttaacagAACAACTCCATATGATcattaaaatttcacaaaataaaattcaagaacataattagagattaaaaaaggatcaagaagatgataagaaccttaaaaaaaattcaaaaaattaaaaaaataaaattcaagaaaagaacaataagtaaataaagtgtaaatataaataattaaagaagttaatgaaaatgacaagttaaaaagaattaagaaaagtaagaaaataaaatttaagaaaaagaattttaaaacttaaatagaAGTACCCAGTGTGATgaataaaatttcacaaaacaaatttcaagaacataattatagatttaaaaatgatcaaaaagatgataacaactttaaaaataattcaaaaaagttaaaaaaataaaattcaagaaaataacaatgagaaaaaaaagtgtaaaacaAAATCATGAAGCTAATGAAAAtgacaagttaaaaaaaaattaagaaaagtgaaaaaatagaattaaagaaaaagatttaaaaatattttaaaagaacaactcaatatgatgattaaaatttcacataaataaatacaaGAAGATAAATAGAGTTTCAAAAGCAACTTTTGAAGTTgacaaaaactttaaaaaattattgaaaaaaataagaaaataaaattcaataaaagaataataaataaaaaaagaataaaaataatcaattcaagaagttaaagaaaacaatgagttataaagaaattaagaaaatgaaaatcaagaaaaagaatttaaaatctttaagaGAATAACTTATTATGATGATTAAAAATTTTCAGgacaaaattcaagaacacaataAGAGATTAAAAAATGATCAAGAAGATGAtaacaacttaaaaaaattaaaaaaataagaaaataaaattcaagaaaagaacaataagtaaaaaaagtgtacaaaaaatcaattcaaggggttaatgaaaatgatgagttataactaaattaagaaaattgagaaaataaaaatcaagaaaaaaaaatttaaaaactttaaagaaaaactcaatatgacgattaaaatttttcaagacaaaattgaagaacacaattagaaattaaaaaagaatcaagaagattataataactttaaaaaaaaattcaaaaaaattaagaaaataaaattgaagaaaagaacaataagtaaaaaatttgtaaaaataaataattaaataagttaataaaaatgacgaattaaaaaaaattaagaaatgtgagaaaatagaattaaagaaaaagatttcaaaaagtttaaaagaataACCCAATATGATGATTAAAAAAAGAGATGAGGTTAAttaaaaagagttaaaaaaatgatgaaaaaataagaaaataagaaaaaaataattttaaatatcaaaaaattgataaaaaagagtaaaaacaaataattcaagaagttaattaaaatgatgagttaaaaaaaataagaaaatttacaaaattgaattcaagaaaaacaattttaagagATGAAGTTATTAAGGTTATTAAAGcttaaaaaagaagaatttagaaattcaaaaagaattgaaaaagatgATAACAACATACAAGAAAGCATTAAAAGATTGGTAAAcagaaaattaagaataaaacaattaattaaaaaattcttagagaaaatttttgaaaacatgaaattcaagaacacaatataaaaattgaaatattcaaaAGGATAAGATtcaagaacaagaaaaaatttaatgaataaaatattcaagaaagataagataaaaatttgtaaacaaGTTTGAACAAAAACGATGATAAAGAAGATTAGAGATTAGAAAAGTATAAAGAAGatgataaaactttaaaacggaattcaaaaaaagaagaaaaaaaaattcaagaaaaaaaaaacaagtaaaaaataaataaaaaataaataatttaagaagataatgaaaatgaataaaattaagaaaagttcAAGAACAAaattagatatttaaaaatatcaaaaagatgataacaactttaaaaaagaattcaaaaaattaagaaaataaatttcaagaaaagtaCAATGACTAAAAAAAAGTGGACAAA contains:
- the LOC114175784 gene encoding protein CHROMATIN REMODELING 24 isoform X1 produces the protein MANNKSSKKPMSLNDSHYRFLQEHSAPPKPSSKRFDEESIESSTRKQQHQNIPQFSAITDFDSPIGLASDEKHEPIKVHEAEEVVAPFNDISTTRQDLDKKHKPIIFQEEEQEEEEEGSSNVVSSSSGQNSDEKPGPMFFEEEAPPDVVDFSPKEERTTKVKVQGRRRLCKIVHEDAGKSVAVDESKFDELIDLDSPIPVPRSVVQIEESEGKNEIRDILSELNAKFELLSVERKPRPNRVEGLVAGKESHDDEGLEYGSAGSSFSPQQESLTEGNKNEDGDCTEYDSEDSVQVMDNFVPENDGSITLSGPRSTYKLPAKIGKMLYPHQREGLTWLWSLYCLGKGGILGDDMGLGKTMQICGFLAGLFHSRLIRRALVVAPKTLLPHWIKELSAVGLSEKTREYCGTSAKLREYELQYILQDKGVLLTTYDIVRNNSKSLRGSNYLNDEESEDDATWDYMILDEGHLIKNPSTQRAKSLLEIPSAHRIIISGTPLQNNLKELWALFNFCCPDLLGDNKWFREKFEKPILRGNDKHASDRDKRVGSSIAQELRDRIQPYFLRRMKSEVFSQDVEKTTAKLSQKQEIIVWLRLTSVQRYLYEAFLKSEIVLSAFDGSPLAALTILKKICDHPLLLTKRAAEDVLEGMDSMLKPDEANVATKLAKHIADVGDTERFKDEQGVSCKISFIMSLLDNLIPEGHCVLIFSQTRMMLNLIQECLLSQGYDFLRIDGTTKANDRLKIVNDFQEGVGAPIFLLTSQVGGLGLTLTRADRVIVVDPAWNPSMDNQSVDRAYRIGQKKDVIVYRLMTCGTVEEKIYRKQVYKGGLFKTATEKKEQIRYFSQQDLRELFSLPKEGFDVSVTQRQLNEEHDRQYTVDDFFKAHIEFLKSQGIAGVSHHSLLFSKTGPQVRDELEDDEVTRNHATRYIGTSRSSSNDHITYGSEFAFNPKNVTTSKKSSSPSSAGKLTESEIKDKINRLSQTLSNAAMISKLPDKGEKLQKRLAELSSELAELKSERNVIDLDDFTTEFQQGLNL
- the LOC114175784 gene encoding protein CHROMATIN REMODELING 24 isoform X2 — encoded protein: MANNKSSKKPMSLNDSHYRFLQEHSAPPKPSSKHEESIESSTRKQQHQNIPQFSAITDFDSPIGLASDEKHEPIKVHEAEEVVAPFNDISTTRQDLDKKHKPIIFQEEEQEEEEEGSSNVVSSSSGQNSDEKPGPMFFEEEAPPDVVDFSPKEERTTKVKVQGRRRLCKIVHEDAGKSVAVDESKFDELIDLDSPIPVPRSVVQIEESEGKNEIRDILSELNAKFELLSVERKPRPNRVEGLVAGKESHDDEGLEYGSAGSSFSPQQESLTEGNKNEDGDCTEYDSEDSVQVMDNFVPENDGSITLSGPRSTYKLPAKIGKMLYPHQREGLTWLWSLYCLGKGGILGDDMGLGKTMQICGFLAGLFHSRLIRRALVVAPKTLLPHWIKELSAVGLSEKTREYCGTSAKLREYELQYILQDKGVLLTTYDIVRNNSKSLRGSNYLNDEESEDDATWDYMILDEGHLIKNPSTQRAKSLLEIPSAHRIIISGTPLQNNLKELWALFNFCCPDLLGDNKWFREKFEKPILRGNDKHASDRDKRVGSSIAQELRDRIQPYFLRRMKSEVFSQDVEKTTAKLSQKQEIIVWLRLTSVQRYLYEAFLKSEIVLSAFDGSPLAALTILKKICDHPLLLTKRAAEDVLEGMDSMLKPDEANVATKLAKHIADVGDTERFKDEQGVSCKISFIMSLLDNLIPEGHCVLIFSQTRMMLNLIQECLLSQGYDFLRIDGTTKANDRLKIVNDFQEGVGAPIFLLTSQVGGLGLTLTRADRVIVVDPAWNPSMDNQSVDRAYRIGQKKDVIVYRLMTCGTVEEKIYRKQVYKGGLFKTATEKKEQIRYFSQQDLRELFSLPKEGFDVSVTQRQLNEEHDRQYTVDDFFKAHIEFLKSQGIAGVSHHSLLFSKTGPQVRDELEDDEVTRNHATRYIGTSRSSSNDHITYGSEFAFNPKNVTTSKKSSSPSSAGKLTESEIKDKINRLSQTLSNAAMISKLPDKGEKLQKRLAELSSELAELKSERNVIDLDDFTTEFQQGLNL